A genomic segment from Estrella lausannensis encodes:
- a CDS encoding Tex family protein → MNKIPFEPVPSIAEELSIPVKSVLATVLLLKEGNTIPFIARYRKEMTHNLDELELRKIEERLAYLTELHERKETIIASIESQGKLTDALLAQISSCQVKTELEDIYLPYKPKRRTRAQIAREKGLEPLAERMLSQPFPADPSKEAAAFIDLEKGVATIEEALAGARDIAAEASSENINVRSVIRDLFSQEGMLVSKEADKEKDVEQKFAQYYDFQEKISKIPSHRYLAIRRGENEGVLRFHIEINEEAALSAIQKLMKVNSQSPYAKELAAAIEDAFSRLLKPSIETDLRVELKMQSDRQAVDVFASNLRNVLMAAPLGTKTVIGIDPGIRTGCKCASVDETGKFLDYATVFLSQGERALAAAKESLRAMIKKTSPFAIAVGNGTYGRETESFVRAFLKEENLGHIILVSVSESGASVYSASDTAREEFPDLDLTIRGAISIARRLQDPLAELVKVDPKSIGVGQYQHDVFQPLLHDKLKEVVESCVNSVGVEVNTASASLLTYVSGIGPTLATKIVKHREKNGPFKSRNALKEVSGLGPKTFEQAAGFLRVSESPNPLDKSAVHPERYELVEKIAQDQKVSLEELMRSPRLIDAIPVELYLNTEVGIHTLSDIISELKKPGRDPRALFEPPCFRDDVQTMNDLKPGMKLEGIVTNVTAFGAFVDIGVHQDGLVHISEITDRYIKDPSEVLQVGDKIKVEVLQVEPEKKRISLSAKKNRDAAKAPAKKAAPKQEKFSSNPFASL, encoded by the coding sequence CGTCAAAAGCGTGCTTGCTACGGTTTTGCTTCTTAAAGAAGGGAACACCATCCCTTTCATCGCCAGATATCGCAAAGAAATGACCCACAACTTAGACGAGCTTGAGCTGCGCAAGATTGAAGAGCGGCTCGCCTACCTGACTGAGTTGCACGAGAGAAAAGAGACCATCATCGCCTCAATCGAATCGCAGGGAAAGCTCACCGATGCTCTCCTTGCCCAAATCTCTTCCTGCCAAGTAAAAACAGAGCTCGAAGACATCTACCTACCCTATAAGCCGAAGCGCAGAACCCGGGCGCAAATCGCGAGGGAAAAGGGACTCGAACCTCTCGCCGAGAGGATGTTGAGCCAGCCCTTCCCCGCCGATCCCTCAAAAGAAGCCGCCGCGTTCATCGACTTGGAAAAAGGGGTGGCGACAATCGAAGAGGCTCTTGCCGGCGCGCGCGATATCGCCGCGGAAGCCTCCTCCGAAAACATCAACGTCAGATCGGTCATCCGCGATCTTTTTTCCCAAGAAGGCATGCTGGTTTCCAAAGAGGCGGACAAAGAAAAAGACGTCGAACAGAAATTCGCCCAGTACTACGATTTCCAGGAAAAAATCTCCAAAATCCCTTCCCACCGCTATCTGGCGATACGCAGGGGTGAAAATGAAGGGGTGCTGCGGTTTCACATCGAAATCAACGAAGAAGCAGCTCTCAGCGCAATTCAAAAGCTCATGAAAGTCAATTCCCAGTCCCCCTACGCCAAAGAGCTGGCCGCCGCCATCGAAGACGCCTTCAGCCGCCTGTTGAAACCCTCGATCGAAACTGACCTGCGTGTTGAGTTGAAAATGCAGTCTGATCGCCAGGCAGTCGATGTGTTTGCGTCCAACCTGCGCAATGTCCTCATGGCCGCACCCCTCGGCACCAAAACGGTCATTGGCATCGATCCCGGCATCCGCACCGGCTGTAAATGCGCCTCGGTGGATGAAACGGGCAAATTCCTCGATTATGCTACCGTCTTCTTATCCCAAGGGGAGAGAGCGCTTGCTGCTGCCAAAGAGAGCTTACGCGCCATGATCAAAAAGACCAGCCCTTTTGCCATCGCAGTGGGAAACGGCACCTACGGAAGGGAGACAGAAAGCTTCGTCCGCGCGTTTCTTAAAGAGGAGAACCTCGGGCACATCATTTTAGTGTCCGTCAGCGAATCGGGAGCTTCCGTCTATAGCGCCTCCGACACCGCGCGGGAAGAGTTTCCTGATCTTGATCTGACCATAAGGGGAGCCATCTCGATCGCGAGAAGGCTGCAAGACCCACTCGCGGAACTGGTCAAGGTAGATCCCAAATCAATTGGTGTCGGACAATACCAGCACGATGTTTTTCAACCTCTTCTGCACGATAAGCTCAAAGAGGTGGTCGAGAGCTGCGTCAACTCCGTCGGCGTCGAGGTCAACACGGCCAGCGCCTCTTTGCTCACCTATGTCTCCGGCATCGGACCGACGCTGGCAACCAAGATCGTCAAGCACCGCGAGAAGAACGGCCCGTTCAAAAGCCGCAACGCGCTCAAAGAGGTCAGTGGACTCGGTCCTAAAACCTTTGAGCAGGCCGCCGGCTTCTTACGCGTCAGCGAAAGCCCGAATCCCCTCGATAAATCGGCAGTCCACCCGGAACGCTATGAGCTGGTCGAGAAGATCGCCCAGGACCAGAAGGTTTCGCTGGAGGAGCTGATGCGCAGCCCGCGTCTTATCGACGCTATCCCCGTCGAGCTCTACCTGAACACCGAAGTCGGTATCCACACCCTCTCGGACATTATCTCGGAGCTGAAAAAACCGGGTCGCGACCCACGAGCCCTCTTCGAGCCGCCCTGTTTCCGCGACGATGTGCAGACGATGAACGATTTGAAACCGGGAATGAAGCTGGAAGGAATCGTCACCAACGTCACCGCCTTCGGAGCCTTCGTCGACATCGGCGTCCACCAAGACGGTCTGGTGCATATCTCAGAAATTACCGACCGCTACATCAAAGATCCGTCGGAAGTGCTGCAGGTCGGCGATAAGATCAAAGTCGAAGTGCTGCAGGTTGAGCCGGAGAAGAAGCGTATTTCCCTCTCCGCCAAGAAAAACCGGGATGCTGCCAAAGCTCCAGCCAAAAAGGCAGCTCCGAAGCAGGAAAAATTCAGCAGCAACCCGTTTGCCTCCCTCTAA